caccTGATGTGACAGATTCATGCGGTACAGTGAATGGCACATGCAGTGAACTAAATATAAATGCTTCACCCGGAAATTTTTTGGACGTCCCAAGTTCAGCGAGTCCAAATCATGCTACTATTTTGCATGAAGAAAGGACTAACAAAGGCAAGGTTCCAGTACTGTTGGAAACCAGTAATGAGCCGGTGCAAGAGAGGCCATCTTCTGATACACATGCTGATAGAAATTCATGTATTAAGACAAAGGAACATGGTAGTAACAGTAAAGATTGTGGGAAAGCGCCCACTTCGCTGCCAACTGATATTTCTTCACAGAATCTGTGTCAGCAGGTGTGCATCATCTCATCAATTGTCATTTCTGTGTGTACTCTTTTCATATACTCTATTGCTTATTTGTCATCCTCTTTCCCATAGCAGTGTGGAAAATTTTGTAGTCTTTCTTCTCTGATTTCTTTCGCTGTTCTGATGTGCAGAATTTTTCTGAAGATTTCAGGAATGAAATGCCATGCAGGCCATCAGAAGCAACTGCTTGTGTAGTTTCTTCCCTTACTAAGTCTGGATGCAAAGATGATCATTACAGTCAAATGTCAACAGAGTCTTTTCTCTGTTCCCCTCTTTTTCTTGGCTTATCCCTACCAATGGAGCCTGAGACTGCAGTTAGTGCTTCCAAAGACTGCTCGTCCATGTCGTCATTTCCAAGCTCTAGTAAAAGTGAAGATATTCAAAATTTGCTGCCCCATTCTGCACCACACCAGAGTTCTATCCAGAGACACAAGCTGATGCTTGACAGTATTGTAACAAGAGCAAAAGCATTAAAGGGAAACCAAGGCTGTTGGCTGGACAAGTCCAAGGGATCGGCGACTGCATGGTCAGAAGAAGAGTTGGATTCTCTTTGGATAGGTGTGAGGAGACACGGAAGGGGCAACTGGGATGCCATGTTAAGGGACCCAAGATTGCACTTCTCAGTGTGGAGGGTAGCAAAGGACCTAGCTGAGCAGTGGGATGATGAACAATCCCAACTTTTGAGTGGAATGATGATTCAGCCAGCGAGGTTCAGAAACTCACAAGATCATCCACAATGCATCAACAGTGATTTGTGGTCTGAAACTAGAATGGCTGGCAATGGATATGCCAGTTATCACATGGGAAATTGTATGCCACCTAGGTCTCAAGCCTTGATTGATGAAACTCAACTTTCTCTGGGGAATGTGTATGTTCAGACAGAGAGGCGTTACCCATACAGTCTCCCAAGCCAATATGCCATGCATAACACACTGGCAGAAAACAGTCCAGACAAAGTGTCATCTGTTCTCAATAGTGACCTAAGAAATGCAGTTCTTCAGAGGATAAGTAACAAACAACTGCAGAAAAGTATTAGGGGCCAAAGGAATCGCACATATCCAAAAAGAAAACGTCCAAGATATCGTACAGATATTTCCATATTTGAGCAGAATGCTATTGACAAATCAGTGAGTTATGATGGATTACAGAATGGAGAACTGTCCAGTTGTGGTGAAGTCAGAGCAACTTCACATAATTCTTTCTTGCCAGATCATCCTCCACCTGGATCCTCTGTTAAAAGTAATCTGCCACATTGGCTAAGAGAAGTGATTAGTCTCCCTCCTCCAAGGCCAACAGAGTCAGCGATGACTTATCCTGTTTCGCAAGCGAGCCTGCTCTATAATGAACACCGGAGGGTAACACTAACACCACCTTTTTGCAGTTCAGGTGAGCTGCCATTGCCTCAAACAAATCCTCATCAAGGACTGAGGAAGAATGACATCAATGGCATGTTTGGTGGCCGTGAAACATCTGACATACCCCTTTCGTGCATAGGAAGCAGATTTGGTCATCTTTCAGTGACAGGGTCAAGCTCTGCAATGGTTGAGGCAGAGAATCAAATCTTGAATGGCAGAACCGATTTAAACCCAGCATGTTCATATCCTATTGGTAAAGCAAAAGACTTGATCGTCATTGAGAGTGATGCTTCTTCTGAAGAGACCATATCCGATGATCAAAGCGGCAGGCCTTAGCTGCTACTGGAGCTCAGAAAGCATTGCGGCGTCCCAAGGATGCTGGTTTTGTAGGTAAACCTGTTTGGTTATAGATATTTTACGAGAAAGAGGACATTATGTACATTTAAGCGTATACTGCCTATATAAGGGGAGAATTGCCCCCATATTTTGTCAGATGAACCATCATTTGCTTTCAGTTCGACCCCAAACTTGCTTCTACTATGCTAATCCTTCCCAGGGCATATAAGTGTTGGATCAGAGTTGTATCTTAAGAGTCCAAGACTGGATTCTAGTTTATAGATCCAAAATTCTGCAACAGAACaactaagggggtgtttggttcggtaaatctttgggatgacattctttagaatgataattcttaatttttggagttgtttggttccactagaatgacccacataagtgagcaccctacttcccatgaatgactatattacaaaggatgtgttccaaatctgagtttacctcaacacttaaactcagatttgaacaaCTTTTTTACCACccagtataaaaggagaaagtggAAAGAAgctctctacggaagccaataactcaacccgcgagaaacatgtactagcctcaaggtaaccaaacgatttttcataaagaaatataattcagaagaatgtctgtCAAAAGATTGACactcatatccgatacatacaccatttgatttaccgaaccaaacaccccctaagggTGCCAATTTGGGTCTAGAACTGGGAACCATTCTGCTAAAACCCAGAACCCGCATGTCCCATTACTATATAGGATGGTTCTGCGAGCTGATCTTGGGACCTATTATTAAATGGAAGGGAGTGCTCTGGAGAACCATAACCGTTAGGACACATTTAACATGCCTAAATTACTTACTAAGGTTTAGTTAGGCCACACTTCTTGGAAAACCAAGAAGTTGGTGCAAACCAAGCACTAATGGCACTTGAGAGGAGTTGAGCAAGTGACCAACTCTCAGGCAAGTACTCCACATTGTGCACTACAAACCACCAGGCCAAGGCCCAGGTATACATTTTGTCTAATTGTTATTAGTGAGAGAAAGGGTCCTCTGAACCCTAGACGCATAAAAgttcttattttttataaagaGAAACTATAATAACAAATTCTGCTTGAGTGGGCATAGAACACCTCATTTTCAGTCTTTTCCCTATTACTAAATACTAATGGGGATTGAGCCATTAAGTTAATCTTTCCATATCGCAGTATCGTTTTGATGCTCGAACTTTGAACTGAGGAAGATTCAAAGAGGCAGAGACtgacctgcaagcttgcaacacACTCTGTCTCTCTGTTTGTGACGCGGTTGTTTAGTCGCATTGTTCAGTGAGTCAATTTTATTGATCTTCGATAATAGCACAAGTAATCAAAAGAGAGTACCCGTTCATTGTTATGCTTGGGAGGTTTGTTAGTCTTAGGAATTTCGTATGAATTTGACTGAGACTTTGAGTGCTTAGATCTATTAAGGAACCAGAATTGGACTGTCCCATTATTAAACGGGGCCGAATCCTAGTTTTGGAACCATTAAGTAAACAGAAAGGTTCTGGGAATGGCCCCCTTGTGATCCGAACTGGTTAGGTACTGTCCCATTTTGATACCCTTAAGACAGCAACCAGATCATAGTAAAGATCTCAACGGATCAACCTAGGTCCGATCTGATTTTCTAACAAGAATGCAACTCACCATGTGCCTATCTGGAGCAGAGAGATGCCTGGCAATACAGAGTAACATACTCTTCAATTAATTGGGCACCCGATTAGTGAACCAAGGGCTGCGAGGCCGTGGGATACCTGCCCATGTATTGGGATGAGTGTCCAAGGTCCTTCCAGCCCTTGGATCACTAATTGGCGCCCAATTAATTAGAGAGGAGCTGAATACAAAGGGGCAAACAACATCCAGTAATGGAAGCCCAATATCACATGGTGTCACTTCCATGCTCTAAACAAGCATATTCACAAGTCAAAAGAAGCGAGCTAATCAATTTTCTAGAGTAAAGACTGTTTCTCCAtccaaattgaaatagaaagtCGAAGCAATCCATTCATGCAGAACAGAAACAGTACCTTCTTGATGGGTGCTTCTGTATTTTATGTATATATTGCTGAACTTTTCTAATTCAATTTGGATGGAGAAGCGCTCTTACAAACATTGTAAGAACCATGGAGTTAACTTTTCACATGCAATAGCAACAATAAACTTTACTTGCTCCAATTTAAATACTTTATTTCTAGGCAACCATTGGTCCTTTGGTGGAGTCAATAAAAATCATTGTTCATACAGTTTTGTTCAACAAATTCTGACAAATCAGAAAAACATGGCTCTTGCGCGGTGATTTCTGGGTTCTACTTGGCGAGCAAACTTTTCTTGAATAATTTCATCGATGGACACTGTAACAGTTTAACCACATTGTCGCAGATCAAAAATGCCGATACCCATCAACACTCTATATAGTAAAAATCCTTCATCTACTCATCGGTTACACAGCCTCTTGAAGCTGTTTGCACATTCTTGATATACTGAAATAAAGACTTATCTTTCATTACCGATGTACATTTAAACACACCAACAATATATTTGTTCTGTGAAATGAAATAGTTCTTACTGACCTTGTATAGAACTCCTTTGGTAGCTTTGTATGCTGGTGCAGTCCATTTCTTTCTTCGCTCAGCCATCTCCTCATCTGTTACCTGAACATCCATTCTTCTCTTCACTGCATCAATAGTGATGATATCTCCATTTTCGATGAGACCAATTTGACCACCCTCCTGGAAGCACATAATCCATTCTGTTCATGATTGGGCTCCCTCAATTTTTGGttatgtttttcttctttaatctaAACATAGACTCTACATAAAAGCAACCATAGGGcccaaaatgagaaaatgagtAAACCTTGCATTAATACAAGTAAAAGCAGCTGCCTTTACAAGGACACTGTATGGCCAGAAAATCAGCAGTCAGACAGAGTACCCCTGTACAATTGAGATCATCCAATACAGACAAAGTTGACTGTTGATAACTGCTAAAAATTTCTGGATCCCTCTCCCCAGGCAGATCTGGAAAGTCAGGCCAAATATCGAGGCAAACCCTCTTTAAGTTTATTTCATCAATAATTTGTTAAATAATGTCAtgtaaataagtaaaaattggGTTCACAAAAGGTTGAGGTGACTCCCTGCCGGTAATCATACATAAGCAGCTAGGCTCATACATAACCCTTGTCTTTATCCAACCAACAGCCTACTTGCACCAATACCCTAGTAAGAGGTAATATAGTTGCACATATTGGAGGTCATAAAAAATCACAGAAACACTTGCACATATTGGAGGTTATGCAGGATATCGCATCAAAAGAGGTGATACAGATAGTTTTCTATGCTCTTTACTTATTTCTCATGTTAGAATTCAGAGAAACTGTGTTTTCCTCCCCATGCTTAGTACCGAATGCCCTAAGCCCCTCATTTTAATCATAGAATATCCCTAGATATATATTAAGTGTTAAACAAGCAAAGCATGTGAATGATACTGATGTGAATTTTCAGGGTTGTCTTCATCAAAAAGCAAGTGATTTCAAATCTCCAAATTCCCCAAGTGACCCTCGCTCTGTCAGTAGCGGAATTCCATTGCCAGGTGAGGGATCATGATCCAATTCATGGGATAGGCTTGAAAGTCTAAAGTACGTCCAAACATCACCTCTTCATCTCTCCTCATTCTTCCCCAAACCTGCATTCTTCTCGTTTTCTTCAAATGTCCATGGGCCGGTTAAAGATGAACAATACAGCACATGATAAAGATATACTAAACCAAAAAAGTTCAAGCAGATAGTAGTTAAACTAGAATGACCAAGGCACCTGTGCTTCAGGGCATATGTGACCAACAACATATCCATGTGAAGCCCCTGAAAATCTACCATCGGTTAACAAAGCAACATCCTGCAAAGTTCAAAGAGGATAATCAGAAAAGAAGTCAGAACCTCAAAACGAAAcagaaattacatcaccaactAGACAGAAAAAATCCTACTGCACAACTACATTACCAATTAAATCCCACCACAAAGCCTTCAAAAACAGAATTAAGAAATATACAATAAAACCCATgatcaaagacttagtaatcCAATATAATAGTAAAAACAAATAGGGTTAAGTTATTCAGGATGGATTGTCCTGTTAATTTTGTGAGGACGACCCAAGATTCTTCCACATGGTAGATCAGATTGGGCCCAGATTTCGTGGACAGGTAGATCTCTCAAGACCTCAGACTAtaatgtcaagtttcagcccaaacagAGTTTGGAAGTGCCAAAATAAAGCTCCGAAAATCTAGGGACTACAAGAAGGTGCATGGGAATACATAGACGGCTGAAAAATAGAAGGATGCATGACAATACACAGAAGGGAATTTGGTTGAATTAGTtcctgaaatttgacatgtggctaatcCAACCCCAACCTAGACCTATCTATCAAATGAtcagaattgccacatcattcCATCAAATGACTAAGATTGGTGGACCACCCTGATAAGCTTATCAGGTTGGCCCGTTTAAAACAACTTTTGCCAAATATAATTTAGGGTTAATTACTTGGACACCTCTTGTAGTACGGCCAGATTGCTTGACACCTCAAAATTTTGAGAAGTTTACTTGAAGCCCCATGAAGCCTGACAGTGTTAATCTGCTGTTAGTAGTTGAATGAAAAGACCATCTTACAAACTTGtgaagttaaaatgaccataatATCCACATCCCCTTCCTCTGTTAATTTTAGCAGCTCACTGCTGCCACTGCTGTATAGGTAGACACAGGCTGCCGCCAGTCACCCCAGCCACCGGTGAAGACTGCCAGCCCTACAGTGGACGACGGTAAGGCTCCGATAACTCCAAAAGAGGGACAAAACGCCGGAAAAAAAGTGGTTTCAGAATTTGAACCAGTTTTTCCCCCAATCCAACTCTCCCGGCCTCACTCACTCTCCCTTTGATGCAAAAGCGCTTTGATGGATCGACCCGAACCCATTCAAAAGCCCGGACCAAGAACCGGATCCAAGTTTGGTAGTTGATCAGTAGGGTATttagaatatttattttatttgtctaagatatgtaatcttttattttaggtaatTTCCGGTAGCCATTAGACAAGTAgaaatttccaattttagttttattgtgtttctattttattaatcTCGgctttaggaagtaattaggagtttctatttcagttttagattttaattaggaaattttttatttcagtttaataGAAATTGGCAGGTAACCCAAGTTGTTGGGagatgaaaaagaataaagaattgAGCTTGTGAAATGCATGCATGGCTGTGTGCTGCCCCCCCTCTCTCCCCCACACCTCTTTTCCCTGCGATCtctcatcccccccccccccccctacacATCTTGTTTTCTCTTCCCTCGAGTGaccctctttctcctccttcttcttacacttcttttctggtttctgtGCTGTTCCAGCAACCCTATCAGTCCAGCAAGAGAGGTATCGATCCACCTTGATTCTTCATCTGTCCATCTCAGATTCTAGGCACTAAGCCGATACCCTAGGGCGACCCAGGCCGCCAAATCTGAGACCCAATAGTTCCCTGAACTGGAATTTCTAACCTGAGTTTCAGGTCTGGTCTCTGTCCTACATCCAGAATTTAATTCAGAGCCTCCATATTGAATTCTGGGCTGCTGTTTCAAGCCACTGGCTGTGAGAAATAAGATATCATTGTGTTGCGACCCTCCAGAAATTTCAGGTCAATCCAAGGCTAAACCAGGGAGCTCTTTCTCTCGAAGCTTTGCTAGTTTTCCACCGCCTGGATCTCTTTTCCCAGCTTGAAGACATAATGTAGACAAgggtaggggtctaaccaagtctcaactgcaggaacttttaaacaaagaacaaccaaaaccagccCCGAATATATATCAGAAATCAGACTTCAAATAACAGTCCAGAAATACTATCGATCTCAAGGAACAGTAACACAAAAAACAAACAGAACAGCAGTAGCCCTTAGAACTAAACCAGGGACTGAATAAGATTACTAACAGATTCAAGTTAACAAAATACACGATCAGTAGTCCAGGAATCAGTAGCAATACCAGCAGAAATAACAATTTCAGAAAATAGAAGCTACAGaccactagaagacaaaaatatAGAGATTTTGAAGATCTCACTAATGGCTGCACAGAAATAGCCCAAATTTGGATTGATCCTTAATGGGGAATGGGAGAACAATCGACCAGAATTGGAGAGCAAACTGACGGTTGGAACTAATACCAACAGTAGAGGTCAACTGGCTCTTTTGTCAGAaaatctgggcagaaatcaGAGATATAAATACCTGAATGTTTTGACAGCAGTAGAACCTTGAAaacaaacttgaaagaaataagaaagcttgaagaaaacctcttggacttcacgttgcaaggagtcgaatggatcacacaccaaacctttctctttgataaaacaagcctattttgattattaatctgcatcaagaCAACTCAATCGTGGGTTGTTTCTTTAAGGAACTACATGTTTATTTTCCAGGTTTATCCCCACTCTTCTATTCTAATTATGTGTTTGtcccttcttttccttccatTCCAAGAACACTCCTCCCCTTTCAtatgtttcttcttctaaagTGGGGATTCAAGAAGTCTTCTAGGTCTTTGTCTTGTGTAAAagtctttttgttttatttccatATTGTTGCCCCTCCTTTCCCTCCTTATTACATCTTGCCGTTAAATTGTTTGCTATTCCTAGTTTGTCCCTAAACAATAAATGGTAACTCCCTTCAAATCCCTTAGCTTCTTTAGTAGCTATTAACTCTGGTATGTTACAAGACCGCCATTGATTATGATGTTTGTGCAATTTTTTAATTAAGTGGGTCCTAAGCAATCTGATTCCGTTTTGGAACCCAGATCCACATCACCACTCCAATGAGGG
This Macadamia integrifolia cultivar HAES 741 chromosome 10, SCU_Mint_v3, whole genome shotgun sequence DNA region includes the following protein-coding sequences:
- the LOC122091454 gene encoding uncharacterized protein LOC122091454 isoform X2 is translated as MISSKVVITYRRKRTSSRLEHACGTPCIRSNSESPSGNLVTSLGHHDETRKEYLPENQKGDARHCIKCFDLGGNLLHCGGCSQVYHLQCTDPPLKLVTHDQWLCTTCIQQKCSRKSLELQVPESGRKVARSVLTDKVLLAANHGEDSSDKETESSLLADACSNSGSTCKNAFPETRSVSQFEDMETELKAKSSCIDSSLERYCGSGCPCACMPKTFDMENPDSLSNDKSCGDALLKKKCSSPLITFCRRAKKKKDVNRPDTENNSVVEERRYTAINYCSSASEIGSKHEAPSECISVGQLTDVISSRQEPDTGHVQDEIVNEEVAPSATCTSADCQKDLPIKCAAISSAIMDLDVNEDKQCKLTEVGVSVGEEFQCVENGGSKGAVKPGAVLGIRASVVHLDLSVAPPVNGTCSELNINASPGNFLDVPSSASPNHATILHEERTNKGKVPVLLETSNEPVQERPSSDTHADRNSCIKTKEHGSNSKDCGKAPTSLPTDISSQNLCQQNFSEDFRNEMPCRPSEATACVVSSLTKSGCKDDHYSQMSTESFLCSPLFLGLSLPMEPETAVSASKDCSSMSSFPSSSKSEDIQNLLPHSAPHQSSIQRHKLMLDSIVTRAKALKGNQGCWLDKSKGSATAWSEEELDSLWIGVRRHGRGNWDAMLRDPRLHFSVWRVAKDLAEQWDDEQSQLLSGMMIQPARFRNSQDHPQCINSDLWSETRMAGNGYASYHMGNCMPPRSQALIDETQLSLGNVYVQTERRYPYSLPSQYAMHNTLAENSPDKVSSVLNSDLRNAVLQRISNKQLQKSIRGQRNRTYPKRKRPRYRTDISIFEQNAIDKSVSYDGLQNGELSSCGEVRATSHNSFLPDHPPPGSSVKSNLPHWLREVISLPPPRPTESAMTYPVSQASLLYNEHRRVTLTPPFCSSGELPLPQTNPHQGLRKNDINGMFGGRETSDIPLSCIGSRFGHLSVTGSSSAMVEAENQILNGRTDLNPACSYPIGKAKDLIVIESDASSEETISDDQSGRP
- the LOC122091454 gene encoding uncharacterized protein LOC122091454 isoform X1, translated to MISSKVVITYRRKRTSSRLEHACGTPCIRSNSESPSGNLVTSLGHHDETRKEYLPENQKGDARHCIKCFDLGGNLLHCGGCSQVYHLQCTDPPLKLVTHDQWLCTTCIQQKCSRKSLELQVPESGRKVARSVLTDKVLLAANHGEDSSDKETESSLLADACSNSGSTCKNAFPETRSVSQFEDMETELKAKSSCIDSSLERYCGSGCPCACMPKTFDMENPDSLSNDKSCGDALLKKKCSSPLITFCRRAKKKKDVNRPDTENNSVVEERRYTAINYCSSASEIGSKHEAPSECISVGQLTDVISSRQEPDTGHVQDEIVNEEVAPSATCTSADCQKDLPIKCAAISSAIMDLDVNEDKQCKLTEVGVSVGEEFQCVENGGSKGAVKPGAVLGIRASVVHLDLSVAPPDSCGTVNGTCSELNINASPGNFLDVPSSASPNHATILHEERTNKGKVPVLLETSNEPVQERPSSDTHADRNSCIKTKEHGSNSKDCGKAPTSLPTDISSQNLCQQNFSEDFRNEMPCRPSEATACVVSSLTKSGCKDDHYSQMSTESFLCSPLFLGLSLPMEPETAVSASKDCSSMSSFPSSSKSEDIQNLLPHSAPHQSSIQRHKLMLDSIVTRAKALKGNQGCWLDKSKGSATAWSEEELDSLWIGVRRHGRGNWDAMLRDPRLHFSVWRVAKDLAEQWDDEQSQLLSGMMIQPARFRNSQDHPQCINSDLWSETRMAGNGYASYHMGNCMPPRSQALIDETQLSLGNVYVQTERRYPYSLPSQYAMHNTLAENSPDKVSSVLNSDLRNAVLQRISNKQLQKSIRGQRNRTYPKRKRPRYRTDISIFEQNAIDKSVSYDGLQNGELSSCGEVRATSHNSFLPDHPPPGSSVKSNLPHWLREVISLPPPRPTESAMTYPVSQASLLYNEHRRVTLTPPFCSSGELPLPQTNPHQGLRKNDINGMFGGRETSDIPLSCIGSRFGHLSVTGSSSAMVEAENQILNGRTDLNPACSYPIGKAKDLIVIESDASSEETISDDQSGRP